From a single Rodentibacter sp. JRC1 genomic region:
- a CDS encoding aromatic amino acid transporter, translating into MPKKPSIFGGACIIASVCVGAGMLGLPTSGAGSWTVWSSLIIIFTMSIMTLSGWLLLEAYKDFDLRVSFSSVTQQILGQKINILNNLAVYFVGGILLYAYITASGRIIDELITQYISLGQFSSRIWSVIFVLIFSFFVWHSTRLVDRISVILIIFMGITFIISCYGLTLNIDLATLFDLHSENSQYAPYAIAMLPVALTSFGYHHSVSTMRAYYGEEQKAKYAILGGTLIALAFYLLWLFSIFGNLPRDRFVEIIANDGNLEILLNALGSTIESNSVKQALNAFSISAILSSFIGVGLGVFDFLADLFKFDNSRYGRTKSWLVTFLPPLILSVIFPLGFLKAIGYAGAIATIWACIIPSLLVYKVRQKETNNPFIVRGGTPLLLTIILFGILTALFHFLVMFNYLPIFTG; encoded by the coding sequence ATGCCGAAAAAACCTTCTATTTTTGGTGGTGCCTGTATTATTGCCAGTGTATGTGTCGGAGCAGGAATGTTAGGACTACCAACCTCCGGAGCAGGATCTTGGACAGTTTGGTCAAGTCTGATTATCATTTTTACAATGAGTATAATGACATTATCTGGGTGGCTTCTATTGGAGGCCTATAAAGACTTTGATCTTCGTGTTTCCTTTAGTTCTGTTACACAGCAAATTTTAGGACAAAAAATTAATATCTTAAATAATCTGGCGGTATATTTTGTTGGAGGAATCCTGCTGTATGCTTATATAACCGCCTCAGGTAGAATTATTGATGAACTCATCACTCAATATATTTCTCTAGGACAATTCAGCAGCAGAATTTGGTCGGTTATTTTTGTTCTTATTTTCTCATTCTTCGTATGGCATTCTACCCGTTTAGTTGACCGTATTTCCGTTATTTTAATCATTTTTATGGGCATTACTTTCATAATCAGCTGCTATGGACTAACGTTAAATATTGATTTAGCTACGCTATTTGATCTACATTCTGAAAATAGTCAATATGCACCTTATGCTATAGCAATGCTGCCTGTTGCATTAACCTCTTTTGGCTATCATCATTCGGTTTCTACAATGCGAGCCTATTACGGTGAAGAACAAAAAGCAAAATATGCGATTCTAGGTGGAACTTTGATCGCTTTAGCTTTCTATTTACTTTGGCTTTTTAGTATTTTTGGTAATTTACCCCGTGATCGATTCGTAGAAATTATAGCGAATGACGGTAATTTGGAAATTCTCTTAAATGCTCTTGGCTCTACAATAGAATCTAACTCAGTAAAACAAGCACTCAATGCCTTCTCTATTTCAGCTATTTTATCTTCTTTTATTGGGGTTGGATTAGGTGTGTTTGATTTTCTGGCTGATTTATTTAAATTTGATAATAGCCGTTACGGTAGAACAAAATCTTGGTTGGTAACATTCCTACCTCCGCTAATATTATCCGTCATATTTCCACTAGGTTTCTTAAAAGCTATTGGCTATGCCGGTGCTATTGCTACTATTTGGGCTTGTATTATTCCTTCCTTATTAGTCTATAAAGTAAGACAAAAAGAAACAAATAATCCCTTTATTGTACGCGGAGGAACTCCTTTGCTGCTTACGATTATTTTGTTTGGAATATTGACCGCACTTTTTCATTTTTTAGTAATGTTTAACTATTTACCTATCTTTACAGGGTAA
- a CDS encoding ClpXP protease specificity-enhancing factor, producing the protein MEYKSSPKRPYLLRAYYDWLVDNDFTPYLVVDATYRGVNVPSEYVKDGQIVLNLSINATGNLQLTNDFIQFNARFKGVSRELYIPMGAALAIYARENGDGVMFEPEAIYDELNSVPDTDQPNDFTEVVDKPKSVKKKSITKSASHLRIID; encoded by the coding sequence ATGGAATATAAATCCTCTCCAAAGCGACCTTATTTATTAAGAGCCTACTATGATTGGCTTGTTGATAATGATTTTACACCTTATCTCGTCGTAGATGCGACCTACCGAGGAGTAAATGTACCGAGTGAATATGTGAAAGACGGACAGATTGTATTAAATCTTTCCATCAATGCCACCGGAAATTTACAATTAACAAATGATTTCATTCAATTTAATGCCCGTTTTAAAGGTGTATCTCGCGAACTTTATATTCCAATGGGAGCAGCGCTTGCCATTTACGCTCGTGAAAACGGTGATGGCGTGATGTTTGAACCGGAAGCCATTTATGATGAATTAAATAGTGTGCCGGATACGGATCAACCGAATGATTTTACAGAAGTTGTAGATAAACCAAAATCGGTGAAAAAGAAGTCGATTACTAAATCGGCATCACATTTGAGAATCATTGATTAG
- the sspA gene encoding stringent starvation protein SspA: MSNASSKRSIMTLFSNKDDIYCHQVKIVLAEKGVAYENEEVDPHSLSEDLMELNPYGTLPTLVDRDLVLFNSRIIMEYLDERFPHPPLMPVYPIARGKTRLLMLRIEQDWYPALLKAEKGSETERAEILKHLKEELLAISPIFQQMPYFMSEEFSLVDCYVAPLLWKLKQFGVEFTGAGSKALKGYMDRVFSRDSFLQSVGEAAPKNLMDDK, translated from the coding sequence ATGTCCAATGCATCAAGTAAACGTTCTATCATGACACTTTTTTCAAATAAAGATGATATTTACTGCCATCAAGTGAAAATCGTATTAGCGGAGAAGGGCGTAGCTTATGAAAATGAAGAAGTTGATCCGCATTCTTTATCAGAAGATTTAATGGAATTAAATCCTTATGGCACTTTGCCTACATTAGTTGATCGTGATTTAGTGTTGTTTAATTCACGTATTATTATGGAATATCTGGACGAACGTTTTCCTCATCCTCCGCTTATGCCTGTTTATCCTATTGCGCGTGGTAAAACCCGTCTTTTAATGTTGCGTATTGAGCAAGATTGGTATCCGGCATTATTAAAAGCTGAAAAGGGTAGTGAGACGGAACGAGCAGAAATCTTAAAACATTTAAAAGAAGAATTGCTAGCCATTTCGCCTATTTTCCAACAAATGCCTTATTTTATGAGTGAAGAATTTAGTTTAGTCGATTGTTATGTAGCGCCATTATTATGGAAATTAAAACAATTCGGTGTTGAATTTACCGGTGCCGGAAGTAAAGCATTAAAAGGTTATATGGATCGTGTATTTAGTCGTGATTCGTTTTTGCAATCGGTCGGTGAGGCTGCACCTAAAAATTTAATGGACGATAAGTAA
- the rpsI gene encoding 30S ribosomal protein S9, whose translation MAENQNYGTGRRKSSSARVFIKPGSGKITINQRELDVYFGRETARMVVRQPLELVELTDKLDLYITVKGGGVSGQAGAIRHGITRALIEYDETLRPALRAAGFVTRDARRVERKKVGLHKARRRPQYSKR comes from the coding sequence ATGGCAGAGAATCAAAACTACGGCACAGGTCGCCGCAAAAGCTCTTCAGCTCGTGTATTTATCAAACCGGGCAGTGGTAAAATCACTATCAACCAACGTGAATTAGACGTTTACTTCGGTCGCGAAACTGCGCGCATGGTAGTACGTCAACCGTTAGAATTGGTTGAATTAACTGATAAATTAGACTTGTACATCACAGTTAAAGGTGGTGGTGTTTCCGGTCAAGCGGGTGCAATCCGTCATGGTATCACTCGTGCATTAATTGAGTATGATGAAACATTACGCCCGGCACTTCGTGCAGCTGGCTTCGTTACTCGTGATGCTCGTCGTGTTGAACGTAAAAAAGTGGGTTTACACAAAGCACGTCGTCGTCCGCAATACTCAAAACGTTAA
- the rplM gene encoding 50S ribosomal protein L13, with protein MKTFVAKPETVKRDWYVVDATGKTLGRLATELASRLRGKHKAEYTPHVDTGDYIIVINADKVAVTGRKETDKLYYWHTGYVGGIKQATFKEMIARRPEAVIEIAVKGMLPKGPLGRAMFRKLKVYAGAEHQHAAQQPQVLDI; from the coding sequence ATGAAAACTTTTGTAGCAAAACCGGAAACGGTTAAACGCGACTGGTACGTAGTAGATGCGACAGGTAAAACTTTAGGTCGTTTAGCGACTGAATTAGCAAGTCGTCTTCGTGGTAAACACAAGGCTGAGTACACTCCACACGTAGATACCGGTGATTACATCATCGTTATCAATGCAGATAAAGTGGCAGTAACCGGTCGTAAAGAAACAGACAAACTTTACTACTGGCATACCGGCTATGTAGGCGGTATTAAACAAGCGACTTTTAAAGAAATGATCGCACGCCGTCCTGAAGCTGTGATTGAAATTGCGGTTAAAGGTATGTTGCCAAAAGGTCCATTAGGCCGTGCAATGTTCCGTAAATTAAAAGTGTATGCAGGTGCTGAACATCAACACGCTGCACAACAACCACAAGTTTTAGATATTTAA
- the metF gene encoding methylenetetrahydrofolate reductase, with product MSYAKEINNLNQNIADFNKKINVSFEFFPPKNEKMENMLWESIQRLKVLEPKFVSVTYGANSGERDRTHSIVKAIKQETGIVAAPHLTGIDATPEELKQIAKDYWNSGIRHIVALRGDEPKGYEKKPFYASDLVELLRSVADFDISVAAYPEVHPEAKSAQADLINLKRKIDAGANHVITQFFFDIDSYLRFRDRCASIGIEAEIVPGILPVTNFKQLQKMASFTNVKIPAWLAKAYEGLEDDPATRNLVAASVAMDMVKILSSEGVTDFHFYTLNRSELTYAICHMLGVRPKC from the coding sequence ATGAGCTATGCAAAAGAAATCAATAATTTGAATCAAAACATTGCAGACTTTAATAAAAAGATCAATGTTTCTTTTGAATTTTTTCCACCAAAAAATGAAAAAATGGAAAATATGCTGTGGGAATCAATTCAACGTTTAAAAGTACTGGAACCTAAATTCGTTTCTGTTACCTATGGTGCAAATTCCGGCGAACGCGATCGTACTCACAGCATTGTAAAAGCCATTAAGCAGGAAACAGGGATAGTCGCCGCCCCCCACCTGACCGGCATTGACGCAACGCCGGAAGAGTTAAAACAAATTGCTAAAGATTATTGGAACAGTGGTATCCGTCATATTGTTGCCTTACGCGGTGATGAGCCGAAGGGTTATGAAAAAAAACCTTTTTATGCTTCAGATTTGGTAGAGCTACTCCGCTCTGTGGCTGATTTTGATATTTCCGTTGCGGCTTATCCGGAAGTCCACCCTGAAGCAAAATCCGCACAGGCGGATTTAATCAACTTGAAACGAAAAATTGATGCCGGTGCAAATCATGTTATCACCCAATTTTTCTTTGATATTGATAGTTATCTACGTTTCCGTGATCGTTGCGCTTCTATTGGTATTGAGGCGGAAATTGTACCGGGTATTTTACCGGTTACAAATTTCAAACAACTTCAAAAAATGGCATCTTTCACAAATGTAAAAATCCCGGCGTGGTTAGCAAAAGCCTATGAAGGATTAGAAGATGATCCCGCCACACGTAATCTTGTTGCGGCAAGCGTAGCAATGGATATGGTTAAAATCTTGTCTAGTGAAGGGGTTACGGATTTCCATTTTTATACGCTAAATCGTAGTGAATTAACCTATGCTATTTGCCATATGTTAGGTGTTCGTCCCAAATGTTAA
- a CDS encoding C40 family peptidase: protein MKRIKILFFVSSLVTLFACSSGNFKQENYAINYKGQIDDPIMAITLLSEQQYEWAGTPYVLGGKSRKGVDCSGFVQKTFFDRFNITLPRTTKDQAKYGKLVRKEDIQTGDLIFFKTGRGPNGYHVGIYVKDDKFLHASTKGGVIYSSMNSPFWNKTFWQVRRI from the coding sequence ATGAAACGAATTAAAATACTATTTTTTGTATCAAGTCTAGTAACATTATTTGCTTGTTCTTCCGGAAATTTCAAACAAGAGAATTATGCAATTAATTATAAAGGACAGATTGATGATCCTATCATGGCAATTACTTTGCTGAGCGAACAGCAATACGAATGGGCGGGAACACCCTATGTTTTGGGAGGAAAATCCCGTAAAGGCGTGGATTGTTCGGGGTTTGTTCAAAAAACGTTCTTTGATCGATTTAATATCACCTTGCCCCGAACCACAAAAGATCAGGCTAAATATGGAAAGCTAGTTCGTAAAGAAGATATTCAGACCGGTGATTTAATCTTCTTTAAAACGGGACGAGGACCAAATGGGTACCATGTGGGGATTTATGTGAAAGATGATAAATTTCTTCATGCTTCCACAAAAGGTGGGGTCATCTATTCTTCAATGAATTCCCCGTTTTGGAATAAAACTTTTTGGCAAGTAAGACGAATTTAG
- a CDS encoding integration host factor subunit alpha, producing MTLTKMDITEFLIEEYRLQKLEAKRLVDDFFEEIRLSLESGDDVKLSGFGNFELRDKSSRPGRNPKTGESIPVSARRVVAFKPGQKLRARVEKTKVSQ from the coding sequence ATGACACTGACCAAAATGGATATAACCGAATTTTTAATTGAAGAATATCGGTTACAGAAATTAGAAGCGAAGAGACTAGTGGATGATTTTTTTGAAGAAATTCGATTATCTCTTGAATCCGGTGACGATGTGAAATTATCAGGATTTGGTAATTTTGAATTACGAGATAAATCTTCTCGTCCGGGGCGTAATCCTAAAACAGGGGAAAGCATACCGGTTTCAGCGCGCCGGGTTGTTGCATTTAAACCGGGTCAGAAGTTACGGGCGCGTGTTGAAAAGACGAAAGTAAGTCAATAA
- the pheT gene encoding phenylalanine--tRNA ligase subunit beta, whose product MKFSEQWVREWVNPAISTEQLCEQITMLGLEVDGVENVAGEFTGVVVGEVVECAQHPDADKLRVTKVNVGGDKLLDIVCGAPNCRQGLKVACAVEGAVLPGNFKIKKTKLRGQPSEGMLCSFSELGINVEADGIIELPLDAPIGVNLRDYLNLNDQAIEISLTPNRADCLSIAGIAREIGVVNKLPVNRPHFEAVPASISDKVEIELKAPEACPRYLLRVIKNVNVKAQSPIWMQEKLRRCGIRSIDPIVDITNYILLELGQPMHAFDATKVVQPVQVRLAKEGESLVLLDGSTAKLQANTLVIADQNGPLAMAGIFGGQASGVTAETKDVILESAFFAPLAIAGRARQYGLHTDASHRFERGVDFELAHNAMERATALLLEICGGEAGEINEAVNEEFLPKVKNVQLRREKLDALLGHHIETEIVTDIFNRLGFNTQYENDVWTITSASWRFDIEIEEDLVEEVARIYGYNSIPNNAPLAHLRMREHKEADLDLARIKAALVDSDYQEAITYSFVDPKIQTLLHPHQEALLLPNPISIEMSAMRVSLLSGLLGAVLYNQNRQQNRVRLFETGLRFIPDVNAEFGVRQEFVLSAVISGSVKNESWNSKAEPVDFFDLKGDLESLLSLTGVSGNVRFVAKTFDALHPGQSAAIELDGKEIGFIGTIHPLISQKLGLNGKVVVFEILWKPIANRTVVQARDISKFPANRRDLALVVADDISAGDVLEACKKAGGEKLTQVNLFDVYKGIGVPSGAKSLAISLTVQDNEKTLEDDEINGVISAVLNEVKQRFNAELRD is encoded by the coding sequence ATGAAATTTAGTGAACAATGGGTAAGAGAATGGGTTAATCCGGCGATTTCTACGGAGCAATTATGTGAACAAATTACCATGCTTGGTTTAGAGGTTGATGGTGTAGAGAATGTGGCCGGAGAGTTTACCGGTGTCGTAGTTGGGGAAGTTGTTGAATGTGCACAGCACCCTGACGCAGATAAATTACGCGTCACTAAAGTGAATGTCGGTGGTGATAAATTACTGGATATTGTATGCGGTGCGCCGAATTGCCGTCAAGGTTTAAAAGTCGCTTGCGCTGTTGAAGGTGCAGTGTTACCGGGCAACTTCAAAATTAAGAAAACGAAATTACGCGGTCAACCCTCGGAAGGAATGCTTTGTTCTTTTTCCGAATTAGGCATTAATGTAGAAGCGGACGGTATTATCGAATTACCGCTTGATGCACCGATTGGTGTAAATTTACGCGATTATTTAAATTTAAATGATCAGGCTATCGAAATCAGTTTAACTCCAAACCGTGCGGATTGTTTAAGTATTGCCGGTATTGCCCGTGAAATTGGCGTTGTGAATAAACTGCCGGTAAATCGACCGCACTTTGAAGCGGTTCCTGCAAGCATTTCGGATAAAGTTGAAATTGAGCTTAAAGCGCCTGAGGCTTGTCCGCGCTATTTATTACGTGTTATCAAAAATGTGAATGTAAAAGCACAATCACCGATTTGGATGCAAGAAAAACTACGTCGTTGCGGTATTCGTTCTATTGATCCGATTGTCGATATAACAAATTATATTTTGCTTGAACTGGGTCAGCCTATGCATGCTTTTGATGCGACAAAAGTTGTGCAACCGGTACAAGTTCGTTTAGCGAAAGAAGGTGAATCCCTCGTCTTATTAGACGGTTCAACGGCAAAATTGCAAGCCAACACATTAGTGATTGCAGATCAAAACGGTCCGCTCGCAATGGCTGGGATCTTTGGAGGGCAAGCGAGCGGTGTTACCGCTGAAACGAAAGATGTCATTTTAGAATCGGCTTTCTTTGCTCCATTGGCGATTGCCGGTCGTGCAAGACAATATGGTTTGCATACCGATGCTTCGCACCGTTTTGAACGTGGTGTTGATTTTGAATTAGCACATAATGCGATGGAACGGGCAACAGCGTTATTACTTGAAATTTGTGGCGGTGAAGCCGGTGAAATTAATGAAGCGGTGAATGAAGAATTTTTACCAAAAGTAAAAAACGTTCAACTTCGTCGTGAAAAATTAGATGCGTTACTCGGTCATCATATTGAAACCGAAATAGTAACCGATATTTTTAACCGTCTTGGTTTTAACACACAGTATGAGAATGATGTTTGGACGATAACTTCTGCAAGTTGGCGTTTTGATATTGAAATTGAAGAAGATCTCGTTGAGGAAGTCGCACGTATTTACGGCTACAACAGTATTCCAAACAATGCACCTTTGGCGCATTTACGTATGCGCGAGCATAAAGAAGCAGATTTAGATTTAGCACGTATTAAAGCCGCACTTGTTGATTCGGATTATCAAGAGGCGATTACTTATAGCTTTGTTGATCCAAAAATTCAAACTTTATTACATCCACATCAAGAAGCATTACTGTTACCAAATCCGATTTCTATTGAAATGTCGGCAATGAGAGTCTCATTACTAAGCGGACTACTTGGAGCGGTATTGTATAACCAGAACCGTCAACAAAACCGTGTGCGTTTATTTGAAACCGGTTTACGTTTCATTCCGGATGTAAATGCAGAATTTGGTGTTCGTCAAGAATTTGTTCTCAGTGCTGTGATCAGTGGTTCAGTTAAAAATGAAAGTTGGAATAGTAAAGCGGAACCTGTCGATTTCTTTGATTTAAAAGGTGATCTAGAAAGTTTGCTTTCTTTAACCGGTGTTAGCGGCAACGTACGTTTTGTGGCAAAAACATTTGATGCTTTACACCCGGGACAATCTGCCGCTATTGAATTAGATGGTAAAGAAATTGGCTTTATCGGTACGATTCACCCCTTAATCTCTCAAAAATTGGGATTAAATGGAAAAGTGGTGGTATTTGAAATTTTATGGAAACCTATTGCAAATCGTACTGTCGTACAAGCTAGGGATATTTCAAAATTCCCTGCTAATCGTCGCGATTTAGCCTTGGTTGTTGCCGACGACATTTCAGCAGGTGATGTCCTTGAAGCTTGTAAGAAAGCCGGAGGTGAGAAACTCACCCAGGTGAATTTATTTGATGTATATAAAGGTATTGGCGTGCCAAGCGGTGCAAAAAGCCTTGCTATCAGTTTAACCGTTCAAGACAATGAAAAAACCTTAGAAGATGATGAAATCAACGGGGTTATTTCAGCTGTTTTAAATGAAGTTAAACAACGTTTCAATGCTGAATTAAGAGACTAA
- the pheS gene encoding phenylalanine--tRNA ligase subunit alpha, which translates to MQHLKELVEKAKSAIDSIEDKSLAALDEIRVEYFGKKGHFTQLMQELRNVAAEERPAIGAKINEAKQAAIEFLNAKKAEWENAELNAKLEKERVDVTLPGRKTEKGGLHPVTITINRVTQFFSELGFSVENGPEIESDYYNFDALNIPKHHPARADHDTFWFNPELLLRTQTSGVQIRTMEKMQPPIRIMAPGRVYRNDYDQTHTPMFHQIELLYVDKKANFTELKGLLHDFLRAFFEEDLQVRFRPSYFPFTEPSAEVDVMGKNGKWLEVLGCGMVHPNVLRNVGIDPNEYSGFAVGMGVERLTMLRYNVTDLRSFFENDLRFLKQFK; encoded by the coding sequence ATGCAACATCTGAAAGAGCTTGTTGAGAAAGCAAAATCGGCGATTGATTCGATCGAAGATAAGAGTTTAGCCGCACTGGACGAAATTCGTGTCGAATATTTTGGGAAAAAGGGACATTTTACTCAATTAATGCAAGAACTTCGTAATGTTGCGGCGGAAGAACGTCCGGCAATAGGGGCTAAAATTAATGAAGCGAAACAGGCGGCTATTGAGTTTTTAAATGCTAAAAAAGCAGAGTGGGAGAATGCCGAGCTTAATGCAAAATTAGAAAAAGAACGTGTGGATGTGACTTTACCGGGAAGAAAAACGGAAAAAGGCGGATTACACCCGGTAACGATAACGATAAATCGCGTAACTCAATTTTTTTCAGAACTTGGTTTTTCAGTAGAAAATGGGCCGGAAATAGAAAGCGATTACTACAATTTTGATGCGTTAAACATTCCAAAACATCACCCGGCACGCGCTGATCACGATACTTTTTGGTTTAACCCGGAATTATTACTTCGTACACAAACTTCAGGCGTACAAATTCGGACTATGGAAAAAATGCAACCGCCAATTCGCATTATGGCGCCGGGACGTGTTTATCGTAATGACTACGATCAAACCCACACACCAATGTTCCATCAAATTGAACTGCTTTATGTGGATAAAAAAGCAAACTTTACAGAATTGAAAGGGTTATTACACGATTTCTTACGTGCCTTCTTTGAAGAAGATTTACAAGTTCGTTTCCGTCCGTCCTATTTTCCATTTACAGAGCCTTCTGCTGAAGTGGATGTAATGGGGAAAAACGGCAAGTGGCTTGAAGTGTTAGGTTGCGGTATGGTTCACCCGAATGTATTACGCAATGTGGGAATTGATCCGAATGAATATTCCGGTTTTGCCGTGGGAATGGGGGTTGAGCGTTTGACGATGTTACGCTACAACGTTACGGATTTACGTTCATTCTTTGAAAATGACCTACGTTTTTTAAAACAATTTAAATAA
- a CDS encoding fructosamine kinase family protein — protein sequence MWKSVSQVLAEQFGAYYSIKKKECIHRGEMHKAWIISDGIQPVFVKANEKSYRSMFRAEADQLEILRKTTALNVPMVYGVGCSQNHSFLLLEALDIQRQSSLTEEFGYQLAQLHQISGTKFYGLDFDTWLGSVYQPNKWHSNWAKFFSEQRIGWQLQLCKDKGLDFGNIDEIVQSISQKLAKHNPKPSLLHGNLWIENVCIANNQTFTYDPACYWGDRECDLAFTELFEPFPKKYYANYDRSFPIDWDGYQQRKNLYQLYYLLNFSHRFLGNYIHLTRETLNKILVN from the coding sequence ATGTGGAAATCCGTGTCTCAAGTGTTGGCTGAGCAATTCGGTGCTTATTATTCAATTAAGAAAAAAGAATGTATTCACCGAGGAGAAATGCATAAAGCTTGGATAATTAGTGATGGTATTCAACCTGTTTTTGTTAAAGCGAATGAAAAATCCTATCGCTCAATGTTTCGTGCAGAAGCAGATCAATTAGAAATATTGCGAAAAACGACCGCACTTAATGTTCCTATGGTTTATGGGGTGGGTTGCTCGCAAAATCATAGTTTTCTTCTTTTAGAAGCCCTTGATATTCAACGACAATCTTCCCTTACGGAAGAATTTGGTTACCAACTTGCTCAGTTACATCAAATTTCCGGCACAAAATTTTACGGGCTGGATTTTGATACCTGGTTAGGCTCAGTTTATCAACCAAACAAATGGCATAGCAATTGGGCAAAATTTTTCAGTGAACAACGTATCGGTTGGCAATTACAACTATGTAAAGATAAAGGTCTTGATTTTGGTAACATTGACGAGATCGTTCAATCCATTTCTCAAAAACTGGCAAAGCATAATCCTAAGCCTTCGTTATTGCACGGTAATTTATGGATTGAGAATGTTTGCATCGCAAACAATCAAACCTTTACTTATGATCCTGCCTGTTATTGGGGGGATAGAGAATGTGATCTTGCTTTTACAGAGCTTTTCGAGCCGTTCCCCAAAAAATACTATGCGAATTATGACCGCTCTTTTCCTATTGATTGGGATGGCTATCAACAAAGAAAAAATCTTTATCAACTTTACTATTTATTGAATTTTAGTCACCGTTTTTTAGGAAATTATATTCATCTTACCCGAGAAACCTTGAATAAAATTTTAGTAAATTAA
- a CDS encoding OmpA family protein has product MKLSRILLSAVAVTTVAACGNLSKITAEGMPEYKDVDGVQVPQLVWPKIDKAGFNHDGSQFGSWPNWDNVRMIERGMNKDQLYNLIGRPHFSEGLYGVEEWDYAFNYRENGVHKICQYKILFDKNHNAQSFFWYPNGCNGNAAFTLSGDFLFDFDKDVLTPRGKEVVDNVAAQLKTTGAKDVKVAGYTDRLGSDAYNLNLSQRRANRVKARLIEDGITAHITAVGYGKYPQVKACEGFRHASQEEKDCLRPNRRVEITSSGSVLKLQDGGEINGGTQGPTPLYKK; this is encoded by the coding sequence ATGAAATTATCTCGTATTTTATTATCCGCTGTTGCTGTTACAACGGTTGCGGCTTGTGGTAATTTAAGCAAAATTACGGCAGAAGGTATGCCTGAATATAAAGATGTTGATGGCGTTCAAGTTCCACAACTTGTATGGCCGAAAATTGACAAAGCAGGTTTCAATCACGATGGTAGTCAATTCGGATCTTGGCCAAACTGGGATAATGTCCGCATGATTGAACGCGGTATGAATAAAGATCAGCTATATAACTTGATCGGTCGTCCACATTTTTCTGAAGGTTTATATGGCGTAGAAGAGTGGGATTATGCATTTAATTATCGTGAAAATGGTGTGCACAAAATTTGTCAGTACAAAATTTTATTTGACAAAAATCACAATGCACAAAGTTTCTTCTGGTATCCGAATGGATGTAACGGTAATGCAGCGTTTACTTTAAGTGGTGATTTCTTATTTGATTTCGATAAAGATGTGTTAACACCACGTGGTAAAGAAGTTGTTGATAACGTTGCTGCTCAATTAAAAACAACCGGTGCTAAAGATGTTAAGGTCGCAGGTTATACTGACCGTTTAGGTTCCGATGCTTATAATCTAAATCTTTCTCAACGCCGTGCAAATCGTGTTAAAGCACGTTTAATTGAAGATGGTATAACGGCTCACATTACTGCGGTTGGTTACGGTAAATATCCGCAAGTTAAAGCATGTGAAGGTTTCCGTCACGCAAGCCAAGAAGAAAAAGATTGTTTACGCCCTAACCGTCGTGTAGAGATTACTTCTTCAGGTTCCGTACTCAAATTGCAAGATGGCGGGGAAATCAACGGCGGAACACAAGGTCCGACACCTCTTTATAAAAAATAA